From the Lolium rigidum isolate FL_2022 chromosome 2, APGP_CSIRO_Lrig_0.1, whole genome shotgun sequence genome, one window contains:
- the LOC124689524 gene encoding uncharacterized protein LOC124689524, with translation MRSIPTLSSSSFAFPNISSLHRLLSAAAAPRISPNPSFAVGDYLVDTCGLTQTQALKASAKLSHLKCPSKPDAVRAFLAGLGLSSADIAAAVVKDPLLLCAGVEKTVSPVVAELTGLGLSLPDIARLLSLARDRFRSRSIVPKVQHYLPLFGSPENLFRALKNSPYLLRRSMDRVVKPNVALLRECGLSDSDITKICVRLSRILTTNPKRVRTMVACAQGLGVPRGSGMFRHALQAVGFLREEKLAAKVEYLKNTFGWSDVEVSVAVCKAPMVLISSKESLRLKSDFLLSEVGLEPAYVARIPAMLLYSLEGRTKPRHYVVKFLKENGLLHRNWSHNSIVAVSDKVFVETFIRPHKEAAPHLAQDYASACRGEVPARLIFASTKTLACTGQCGRLVDA, from the coding sequence ATGAGATCAATTCCAacactctcctcttcctcctttgccTTCCCCAACATCTCCTCTCTGCACCgactcctctccgccgccgccgcgccccgcatttccccaaaccctagcttcgcCGTCGGGGACTACCTCGTCGACACATGCGGCCTCACCCAAACCCAGGCCCTCAAGGCCTCCGCGAAGCTCTCCCACCTCAAGTGCCCCTCCAAGCCCGACGCCGTTCGCGCCTTCCTCGCCGGCCTCGGCCTTTCCAGTGCCGACATCGCTGCCGCCGTCGTCAAGGATCCACTCCTACTCTGCGCCGGCGTGGAGAAGACCGTTTCCCCCGTCGTCGCGGAGCTCACCGGCCTGGGGCTGTCGCTTCCAGACATCGCACGCCTCCTGTCGCTCGCCCGCGACCGCTTCCGCTCTAGATCCATCGTCCCCAAGGTACAGCACTACCTGCCCCTCTTCGGCTCCCCTGAGAACCTCTTCCGGGCTCTCAAGAACAGCCCCTACCTTCTCAGACGCAGCATGGATAGGGTGGTCAAGCCCAACGTCGCGCTCCTGCGGGAGTGTGGGCTAAGTGATTCTGATATTACCAAGATCTGCGTTCGTCTGAGCAGGATACTCACAACCAACCCGAAGCGTGTCCGGACGATGGTGGCATGCGCCCAAGGTCTAGGTGTGCCCCGTGGCTCTGGGATGTTCAGGCACGCGCTCCAGGCCGTCGGATTTCTCAGGGAGGAGAAGCTCGCCGCCAAAGTGGAATACTTGAAGAACACGTTCGGGTGGTCGGATGTTGAGGTGAGCGTTGCTGTATGTAAGGCTCCAATGGTGCTCATAAGCTCAAAGGAATCACTGCGGCTGAAGTCAGATttcctcctctccgaggtggggTTGGAGCCAGCATACGTTGCTCGTATTCCAGCAATGCTCCTTTACAGCCTGGAAGGCCGGACCAAACCCAGGCACTACGTTGTAAAGTTTCTCAAGGAAAATGGATTGCTACATCGCAACTGGAGCCACAATTCAATTGTTGCGGTCAGCGACAAGGTATTTGTGGAGACGTTCATACGCCCTCACAAGGAAGCTGCACCGCACCTCGCTCAAGACTATGCTTCTGCTTGCAGAGGGGAAGTGCCCGCTAGATTGATATTTGCATCAACAAAGACCCTTGCCTGCACTGGACAATGTGGTAGGCTAGTCGACGCATAA
- the LOC124689525 gene encoding uncharacterized protein LOC124689525, whose amino-acid sequence MREAVVRAGKPAATARRGGPASSFFFPRIERVLPYVPSDGSGRRRGYFQGVPGRASSFGGDDDELDSKVQASVHEHGGGFSRVFCDRRKTALQHPSLAEKLGEDDHGAQLGEVEMSWTPQAQPSRWPVVETVF is encoded by the exons ATGCGTGAGGCGGTGGTGCGTGCCGGCAAGCCAGCAGCGACGGCGAGGCGGGGAGGCCCGGCGTCGTCTTTCTTCTTTCCGCGCATCGAGCGCGTCCTTCCGTACGTCCCCTCCGACGGGAGCGGACGGCGTCGCGGATATTTCCAGGGAGTTCCGGGCCGTGCTAGTTCATTTGGTGGTGATGACGACGAGCTGGACTCAAAGGTCCAGGCGTCCGTCCATGAGCACGGCGGCGGCTTTTCACGCGTCTTCTGCGACAGGAGAAAGACGGCGTTGCAGCATCCTTC GCTTGCTGAAAAGCTCGGAGAAGATGATCATGGGGCGCAGCTTGGTGAGGTGGAGATGTCCTGGACGCCGCAGGCACAGCCCTCCCGGTGGCCGGTGGTGGAGACGGTCTTCTGA
- the LOC124691586 gene encoding heterogeneous nuclear ribonucleoprotein F-like, with product MYGHRGAMMGSGGVSDGYEGSKRPRMMESNPYFAVNAGSPLDVSKRARMMEPGAPYFGAMGSNAGGSGAGFYPPYSANLAGAGVNTSLQSFPGVRLRGLPFDCEDLDVVKFFTGLDIVDILLVHKNGRFSGEAFVVFPSNLQAEFALHRNRQNMGRRYVEVFRCKKQEYYVAIASEVSQGGGFVDSEYRHSPPPPVRPRKPAEDKSSMEYTEVLKLRGLPYSATTEDIIKFFVEYELTDENVHIGYRSDGKATGEAFVEFPTAEVAKTAMCKDKMTIGTRYVELFPSTPEEASRAKSRGRQ from the exons ATGTACGGACACCGCGG GGCAATGATGGGAAGCGGGGGGGTTTCGGATGGGTACGAGGGATCAAAGAGGCCACGAATGATGGAATCGAATCCATACTTCGCAGTGAACGCAGGGAGTCCGTTGGATGTTTCGAAGAGGGCCAGGATGATGGAGCCTGGCGCTCCCTATTTTGGAGCCATGGGCAGCAACGCTGGTGGCAGCGGCGCCGGCTTCTACCCTCCCTACAGTGCCAACTTGGCTGGTGCAGGGGTTAACACTAGCCTACAGAGCTTTCCAGGGGTTCGTCTGCGAGGGCTCCCTTTTGACTGTGAGGACCTTGATGTCGTCAAGTTCTTCACTGGGCTGGACATAGTGGACATCCTCCTGGTTCACAAGAATGGCCGCTTCTCTGGCGAGGCATTTGTTGTCTTCCCTTCGAACCTGCAAGCCGAGTTTGCACTGCACCGCAACAGGCAGAACATGGGCAGGAGATACGTGGAGGTGTTCAGATGCAAGAAGCAGGAGTACTATGTTGCAATAGCTTCTGAGGTGAGCCAGGGTGGTGGTTTCGTCGACTCAGAGTACCGACACTCCCCACCTCCTCCGGTACGCCCCAGGAAGCCGGCTGAGGACAAAAGCAGCATGGAGTACACCGAGGTGCTGAAGCTGCGTGGGCTCCCCTACTCTGCTACCACTGAGGACATCATCAAGTTCTTTGTGGAGTACGAGCTGACAGATGAGAACGTGCACATTGGGTACCGCTCTGATGGCAAGGCTactggtgaggcctttgtggagtTCCCAACAGCTGAGGTTGCGAAGACGGCCATGTGCAAGGATAAGATGACGATCGGGACGAGGTACGTGGAGCTGTTCCCGTCCACCCCGGAGGAGGCGAGCAGGGCAAAGTCGCGAGGCAGGCAGTGA
- the LOC124689526 gene encoding altered inheritance rate of mitochondria protein 25-like, which translates to MAMAAARAALSRTPARFVQSRLRSSGGKLLSEEEKAAENAYIKKMEQEKRAVASTNNSHVRGSNESASGTGRGDRSPLPREWLRSLWVEELKKQKEAPVRGWGKRVEVAKAEGGGGEDPLGYFANAARALVSAGSDAAGLGRVKAGGAGSGEVAQYDIRDIGHLEILGAKLKPLLSRANLLIARDVEWANLMFAFEQESRYIIMDPLFPQSPVGYIREKSNVIFRQLLRSRRPFVAEFTDAMGNEIFTVRRPFWFINSSIYTEVDGKEVGVVHRRWHLWRRIYDLYLGNKQFAVVENPGFWNWTFTLIDEDEKVLAQIDRNWRGIGFELFTDAGQYAIRFGDSGQSRKFGLASDIEELEVVRPLTLPERAVALALAVSLDSDYFSRRGGWGLPFLIATE; encoded by the exons atggccatggcggcggcgagggcggcgctgTCCAGGACACCGGCGAGGTTCGTGCAGAGCAGGCTCCGCTCCTCCGGCGGCAAGCTGCTCAGTGAGGAGGAGAAGGCCGCCGAGAACGCCTACATCAAG AAAATGGAACAAGAGAAGCGGGCGGTGGCAAGCACTAACAACAGCCATGTTAGAGGATCCAACGAGTCCGCAAGCGGCACCGGTAGAGGTGACAGGTCGCCGCTTCCCCGTGAGTGGCTGCGGAGTCTGTGGGTCGAGGAACTGAAAAAGCAGAAGGAGGCGCCTGTGAGGGGATGGGGAAAACGCGTCGAGGTTGCCAAGGCTGAAGGTGGCGGTGGGGAGGATCCGCTCGGCTATTTCGCTAACGCTGCGCGCGCGCTTGTGAGTGCCGGGTCGGACGCTGCGGGGCTTGGGAGGGTGAAGGCTGGGGGAGCCGGCAGTGGCGAGGTGGCGCAGTATGACATTCGGGACATCGGGCACCTAGAG ATTCTGGGG GCCAAACTGAAGCCTCTCCTCTCAAGAGCCAACCTCCTTATTGCCAGGGATGTGGAGTGGGCTAATCTCATGTTTGCTTTCGAGCAG GAGAGTAGGTATATCATAATGGATCCACTGTTTCCTCAATCT CCTGTTGGATATATTCGAGAGAAAAGCAATGTCATCTTTAGGCAG TTACTTAGGTCGAGACGTCCATTTGTTGCAGAATTTACTGATGCAATGGGTAATGAGATATTTACG GTCCGCCGGCCATTTTGGTTCATCAACAGCTCCATTTATACAGAAGTGGATGGCAAG GAGGTAGGTGTAGTCCACAGGCGTTGGCATCTGTGGCGTAGAATTTATGACCTGTACTTGGG GAACAAGCAATTTGCTGTGGTCGAGAATCCTGGATTTTGGAACTGGACCTTTACCCTGATTGATGAGGATGAAAAAGTGTTAGCCCAGATTGATCGTAATTGGAGGGGAATTGGCTTTGAG CTCTTCACGGATGCTGGCCAATATGCAATTCGGTTTGGTGATTCTGGACAAAGCCGTAAATTTGGTCTTGCTTCCGAT ATCGAAGAACTAGAAGTTGTTCGCCCGCTGACTTTACCTGAAAGGGCCGTAGCTCTTGCTCTGGCGGTATCTCTGGACAGTGATTACTTCTCTAGGAGAGGGGGCTG GGGTCTTCCGTTTCTTATCGCCACAGAGTAG